A window of the Thalassospira indica genome harbors these coding sequences:
- a CDS encoding D-alanine--D-alanine ligase has product MNKHVAVILGGWSAEREVSLSSGRECAKALREKGYKVTEIDANRDLAHQLAAIDPKPDVIFNALHGRWGEDGAVQGLLEIMNIPYTHSGVRASAIAMDKMSAKAMFAEYEIPCARHVWVTREDIASGKALPPPYVLKPNNEGSSVGVEIILTAEEEQNMLARDWVHGEGVMQEEFIPGREMTVAVKDGEAMEVIEILTGNHAFYDFESKYAQGGSEHIVPADIEGDLRDRLQRHAEEAYKALGCRGVARADFRYDPENDRLVILEINTQPGMTPTSLVPDAARHDGMSFADIVAWMVEDASCER; this is encoded by the coding sequence ATGAACAAACATGTCGCTGTCATTCTGGGCGGTTGGTCAGCAGAACGGGAAGTTTCCCTGTCCTCGGGACGCGAATGCGCCAAGGCGTTGCGCGAAAAGGGCTATAAAGTTACCGAAATCGACGCAAACCGTGATCTGGCCCATCAATTGGCGGCCATTGATCCCAAACCGGACGTGATTTTCAATGCCCTGCATGGCCGCTGGGGCGAAGATGGCGCGGTTCAGGGCCTGCTTGAAATCATGAACATCCCCTATACCCATTCCGGTGTTCGGGCATCGGCGATTGCCATGGACAAGATGTCCGCCAAGGCAATGTTTGCCGAATATGAAATTCCCTGCGCACGTCATGTCTGGGTGACGCGCGAAGACATCGCATCGGGCAAGGCATTGCCGCCGCCCTATGTTTTGAAACCCAATAACGAAGGGTCTTCTGTCGGGGTTGAAATCATCCTGACGGCCGAGGAAGAACAAAACATGCTGGCCCGTGATTGGGTCCATGGTGAAGGCGTCATGCAGGAAGAATTCATTCCCGGGCGCGAAATGACCGTGGCCGTCAAGGATGGCGAGGCGATGGAAGTCATCGAAATCCTGACCGGCAATCACGCCTTTTATGATTTTGAATCCAAATATGCCCAGGGTGGCTCCGAACATATCGTGCCTGCCGACATCGAAGGCGATTTGCGCGACCGCCTGCAACGTCACGCCGAAGAAGCTTATAAGGCGCTTGGCTGCAGGGGTGTGGCACGTGCCGATTTCCGCTATGACCCGGAAAACGACCGTTTGGTGATCCTTGAGATTAACACCCAACCGGGCATGACGCCGACATCACTGGTACCGGATGCCGCACGTCATGACGGAATGAGCTTTGCCGACATCGTTGCATGGATGGTGGAGGATGCATCGTGCGAACGCTAG
- a CDS encoding outer membrane protein assembly factor BamD, producing MLAACSSNDAPEYVERPVSELYNGAQDLLDAKEYQQAAEAFDEVERQHPYSVWATKATLMSAYAYYQDNKYDDAINALDRFISLHPANPDVPYAYYLKALSYYEQISDVGRDQQMTQHAMDALDDVIRRFPDSKYARDAKLKKDLTVDHLAGKEMDVGRYYQDRNEYLAAINRFKAVIENYQTTTHVPEALARLTECYLSLGLEGEAKRTAAVLGHNFPGSEYYSESYSLMLGEEAPEREEESWWDATTNSISSLF from the coding sequence ATGCTTGCGGCATGTTCAAGCAATGATGCGCCGGAATATGTCGAACGTCCGGTTTCCGAACTGTATAACGGCGCGCAGGATCTGCTTGACGCCAAGGAATACCAACAGGCGGCCGAGGCATTTGACGAAGTCGAACGTCAGCACCCCTATTCGGTCTGGGCGACCAAGGCGACCCTGATGTCGGCTTATGCCTATTATCAGGACAACAAATACGACGATGCGATCAACGCACTGGATCGCTTTATCTCGTTGCATCCTGCCAACCCGGATGTGCCATATGCCTATTACCTCAAGGCGCTGTCCTATTACGAACAGATTTCCGACGTCGGTCGCGATCAGCAGATGACCCAGCATGCGATGGATGCGCTTGACGACGTTATCCGCCGCTTCCCTGACAGCAAATATGCCCGCGATGCCAAGCTGAAAAAGGACCTGACGGTCGATCATCTTGCGGGGAAGGAAATGGATGTCGGGCGCTATTATCAGGACCGCAACGAGTATCTGGCAGCGATCAACCGGTTCAAGGCGGTGATCGAAAACTATCAGACCACCACCCACGTTCCCGAGGCCCTTGCACGCCTGACCGAGTGCTATCTTTCGCTTGGTCTTGAAGGCGAAGCCAAACGCACGGCAGCAGTTCTGGGCCACAACTTCCCGGGCAGCGAATATTACAGCGAATCCTATAGCCTCATGCTGGGCGAAGAAGCCCCAGAGCGCGAAGAGGAAAGCTGGTGGGACGCTACCACAAACTCCATCTCCAGCCTTTTCTGA
- the lpxC gene encoding UDP-3-O-acyl-N-acetylglucosamine deacetylase, with product MNNIADLGSAITQTGFSGDGYVLQRTLKASIGCAGVGLHSGQKIRITLHPAPADHGIVFRRTDLDDQPLFPARYDGVIDTRLCTCLGDAARGIKIGTIEHLMAALAGTRIDNVLIDIDADEVPVMDGSSAPFNFLIDCVGIEELDAPRHVIEVLKPIEVEYNGCTARVEPANGFEIDFEIDFASKAIANQRMSVKFDDGVFVADIARARTFGFLHEVEAMRSAGLARGGSLDNAVVLSGDEVMNEEGLRYEDEFVRHKILDALGDLYTAGNQLQGKVTAYKSGHHVNNLLLQALLADKDAYRVVPLTKAALRGVSEPMLATA from the coding sequence GTGAACAATATTGCCGATCTTGGTTCTGCTATCACGCAGACTGGCTTTTCCGGCGACGGTTATGTGCTCCAGCGCACGCTCAAAGCCTCTATCGGCTGTGCCGGTGTTGGTCTGCATTCCGGTCAGAAGATCCGCATTACCCTTCACCCTGCCCCTGCCGATCATGGCATTGTATTCCGCCGCACGGACCTGGATGACCAGCCGCTGTTTCCGGCACGTTACGATGGCGTGATCGATACCCGTCTTTGCACCTGCCTTGGTGATGCAGCCCGGGGCATCAAGATCGGGACCATCGAACATCTGATGGCCGCCCTTGCCGGTACGCGCATTGATAACGTGCTCATCGATATCGATGCCGACGAGGTTCCGGTCATGGATGGCAGCTCCGCCCCGTTTAACTTCCTGATTGATTGCGTTGGCATCGAAGAACTTGATGCGCCGCGTCATGTCATCGAAGTCCTGAAACCGATTGAAGTCGAATATAACGGCTGCACCGCACGGGTTGAACCGGCCAACGGGTTCGAGATCGATTTCGAGATTGATTTCGCCAGCAAGGCCATTGCCAACCAGCGCATGTCCGTAAAGTTCGATGACGGCGTGTTTGTGGCCGATATCGCACGTGCCCGCACCTTTGGCTTCTTGCATGAAGTTGAAGCCATGCGTTCTGCCGGTCTTGCCCGTGGCGGTTCGCTTGATAACGCGGTTGTTCTTTCCGGTGACGAAGTCATGAACGAGGAAGGCCTGCGTTACGAAGACGAATTCGTCCGCCACAAGATCCTTGATGCGCTTGGCGATCTTTATACTGCCGGCAACCAGTTGCAGGGCAAGGTCACCGCCTACAAATCCGGTCACCATGTCAACAATCTGCTGCTGCAGGCGTTGCTGGCAGACAAGGACGCATATCGTGTTGTTCCGCTGACCAAGGCGGCCTTGCGCGGCGTTTCTGAACCGATGCTTGCCACCGCCTGA
- the ligA gene encoding NAD-dependent DNA ligase LigA, with the protein MSAEHASNMSELPELPSSSTEARKQHAEISERIRSYNEAYHVNDDPLVSDATYDALFNRLIELESHYPTLKKNSPTQEVGAAPAEGFAKVKHARPMLSLGNAFSREDIVDFLARIRRFLNLTAHSPVEVVGEPKIDGLSLSLRYENRQLVTAATRGDGSEGEDVTANVAHIDDIPKTLPDDAPDVVEIRGEVYMARSAFQKLNATQAETGGKTFANPRNAAAGSLRQLDPSISAKRPLRFFAYSFGELSESLAQTQWNFLQKVEGWGFVTNPLTRLLHNADDIMAFYDELATQRPDLDYDIDGIVYKVNDFELQLRLGFVSRSPRWAIAHKFPAEKARTRIKAIDIQVGRTGALTPVARLEPVTVGGVVVSNATLHNRDEIDRLGVWVGDLVVVQRAGDVIPQVVEVILDEDGNHPNDATPYEFPTECPKCGSHAMREEGEAVTRCTGGLICPAQAVERLKHFVSRTAFDIDGLGAKNVEAFFELGWLKSPGDIFRLESDHGDAIRKLEGWGEKSATKLFDGINERRTIGLDKFIYALGIRQIGQATAKLLARHYGSLAEWRSAMVAANEADSEALRELINIDQIGPGVAKDLIEFMAEDHNREVLDDLQGLLTITDVEAPQVSDNPVNGKTVVFTGKLELFSRNEAKVKAESLGAKVAGSVSAKTDYLVAGPGAGSKLKKAEELGVTVLDEQGWLDLIATE; encoded by the coding sequence ATGAGCGCCGAACACGCGTCAAACATGTCCGAACTTCCCGAATTGCCGTCTTCGAGCACGGAGGCGCGCAAACAGCATGCCGAAATTTCTGAACGTATCCGGTCTTATAACGAGGCCTATCACGTCAATGACGACCCGCTGGTTTCGGATGCGACATATGATGCGCTGTTCAATCGCCTGATCGAACTTGAATCCCACTATCCGACGCTTAAGAAAAACAGCCCGACACAGGAAGTCGGTGCCGCCCCGGCCGAAGGCTTTGCCAAGGTCAAGCATGCCCGCCCGATGCTGTCACTTGGGAATGCGTTTTCGCGCGAAGACATTGTCGATTTTCTTGCCCGTATTCGTCGCTTCCTGAACCTGACGGCGCACAGCCCGGTTGAGGTGGTTGGCGAACCCAAGATCGATGGTCTTTCGCTGTCGCTGCGCTACGAGAACCGCCAACTGGTCACCGCCGCCACCCGCGGTGACGGGTCAGAAGGCGAAGACGTTACCGCCAATGTCGCCCATATTGACGACATCCCCAAGACACTTCCAGATGATGCGCCCGATGTGGTCGAAATCCGGGGCGAGGTTTATATGGCACGCTCTGCGTTTCAGAAACTGAACGCGACCCAGGCCGAAACCGGCGGCAAAACCTTTGCCAATCCGCGCAACGCAGCGGCAGGATCGCTTCGCCAGCTTGATCCATCGATCAGCGCCAAACGCCCGCTTCGTTTCTTTGCCTATAGCTTTGGCGAACTGTCCGAAAGCCTGGCTCAGACGCAGTGGAATTTCCTGCAGAAGGTTGAAGGGTGGGGCTTTGTCACCAATCCGCTGACCCGGTTGCTTCATAACGCCGATGACATCATGGCGTTCTATGACGAACTGGCAACCCAGCGGCCGGACCTTGATTACGACATTGATGGCATCGTCTATAAGGTCAATGACTTTGAACTGCAGCTGCGCCTCGGCTTCGTCAGCCGGTCACCGCGCTGGGCGATTGCGCACAAATTCCCGGCCGAGAAGGCTCGCACTCGGATCAAGGCCATCGACATTCAAGTTGGTCGAACAGGTGCCCTGACCCCGGTCGCTCGGCTGGAGCCGGTTACGGTTGGCGGTGTCGTGGTATCCAACGCCACCCTTCATAACCGAGATGAGATTGACCGCTTGGGCGTTTGGGTTGGCGATCTTGTGGTTGTGCAACGTGCCGGTGACGTTATTCCCCAAGTCGTTGAGGTCATTCTGGACGAGGATGGCAATCATCCGAATGATGCAACACCTTACGAATTTCCCACCGAGTGCCCAAAATGCGGCAGCCACGCCATGCGCGAAGAAGGCGAAGCCGTAACCCGGTGTACCGGCGGCCTAATCTGTCCGGCACAGGCGGTTGAGCGCCTGAAACATTTCGTATCGCGCACGGCCTTTGATATCGATGGCCTGGGCGCAAAGAATGTCGAGGCGTTCTTTGAACTGGGTTGGCTGAAGTCGCCTGGCGATATTTTCCGCCTTGAAAGCGATCACGGCGATGCCATCCGCAAGCTTGAAGGTTGGGGCGAGAAATCCGCAACCAAGCTGTTTGACGGCATCAATGAACGGCGCACCATCGGGCTCGACAAGTTTATCTATGCACTTGGCATTCGCCAGATCGGTCAGGCAACCGCAAAGCTTCTGGCACGCCATTATGGATCGCTTGCCGAATGGCGTAGCGCCATGGTTGCCGCCAATGAAGCCGACAGCGAAGCCCTTCGCGAACTGATCAACATTGATCAGATCGGCCCAGGTGTCGCCAAGGACCTGATCGAATTCATGGCCGAAGATCACAACCGAGAGGTTCTGGATGATCTGCAAGGACTTTTGACCATAACCGATGTCGAAGCCCCGCAGGTCAGCGACAATCCGGTCAATGGCAAAACCGTTGTCTTTACTGGCAAGTTGGAGCTGTTTTCACGCAACGAGGCCAAGGTCAAAGCCGAAAGTCTTGGTGCAAAGGTCGCCGGATCCGTATCGGCAAAAACCGATTATCTGGTTGCAGGACCGGGTGCGGGCTCCAAATTAAAGAAAGCAGAAGAATTAGGTGTTACAGTGCTTGATGAACAGGGATGGCTTGATCTGATTGCCACGGAATAA
- the recN gene encoding DNA repair protein RecN: MLRRLSIRNVVLIDKLDLDFHDGLSVLTGETGAGKSILLDSLGLALGARADSGLVRHGCDKCSVTATFNLPQGHPVFSLLSDQDIDLEGEDLVVRRVVTSDGRSRAYVNDQSVSVGLLRDVGDYCVEIQGQFDQHGLLDPTTHRATLDAHGNLGTLAMTVRDHWRAWRETQKELNAARARIDKAREEEEWLRHAVDELEKLAPEEGEEERLAEERQFLMHGEKLVAALNDAGTELSRGKGTESALRSAQRCLERELEKADGRFEPIIEALDRAAIELEEANRAISATLADLNLDTGHQENVEERLFALRAAARKYNVPVDGLNALMKDFRSQIDQLEFGEKELSRLTAAVSDYRKAYIEAGEKLHAARKEAAAKLDGAINAELPPLRMEKARFVTDIAELEEPEWGQDGIDRVQFTVATNPGSPPGALNKIASGGELSRFLLALKVVLARVSAVPSLVFDEVDSGVGGATAAAIGQRLHLLAQERQILVITHSPQVAARGRTHFYIAKREADGTMVTRVDALVDGARREEIARMLAGHSVTAEARAAADSLLEQPN; this comes from the coding sequence ATGCTTCGACGCCTCAGCATTCGGAATGTAGTCCTTATCGACAAACTGGATCTCGATTTTCACGACGGGCTTAGCGTGCTCACGGGTGAAACCGGTGCTGGTAAATCGATCCTGCTTGATTCGCTTGGACTTGCCCTGGGTGCGCGCGCCGATAGCGGCCTTGTCCGTCATGGCTGCGACAAATGCAGTGTGACAGCAACCTTCAATCTGCCGCAGGGCCATCCGGTTTTCTCCCTGCTTTCCGATCAGGATATTGATCTTGAGGGCGAAGACCTTGTTGTCCGACGGGTGGTAACGTCAGATGGCCGGTCGCGCGCCTATGTGAATGACCAGTCCGTCTCGGTCGGGCTGCTGCGTGATGTTGGCGATTACTGCGTTGAAATTCAGGGCCAGTTTGATCAACACGGCCTTCTTGATCCCACTACACATCGCGCAACCCTTGATGCCCACGGCAATCTTGGCACCCTTGCCATGACCGTGCGTGATCATTGGCGCGCCTGGCGTGAAACGCAAAAGGAACTCAACGCTGCCCGCGCCCGCATTGACAAGGCGCGCGAGGAAGAGGAATGGCTGCGCCACGCCGTCGATGAGCTTGAAAAGCTTGCCCCCGAAGAAGGCGAAGAAGAACGCCTTGCCGAGGAACGCCAGTTCCTGATGCATGGTGAAAAGCTGGTTGCGGCCCTTAATGATGCCGGCACGGAACTTTCGCGTGGCAAGGGTACGGAAAGTGCCCTTCGTAGTGCGCAGCGGTGCCTTGAACGTGAACTTGAAAAGGCCGATGGCCGGTTTGAACCGATCATCGAGGCCCTTGATCGTGCCGCGATCGAACTTGAAGAAGCCAACCGGGCGATCTCGGCCACCTTGGCTGATCTTAATCTTGATACCGGTCATCAGGAAAATGTCGAGGAACGCCTTTTTGCCCTGCGCGCAGCCGCCCGCAAATACAATGTTCCGGTCGATGGGCTGAATGCGCTGATGAAGGATTTCCGGTCCCAGATCGATCAGCTTGAATTCGGCGAGAAGGAACTGAGCCGCCTGACCGCCGCCGTAAGCGATTATCGCAAAGCCTATATCGAAGCCGGCGAGAAACTTCATGCCGCGCGCAAGGAAGCCGCCGCCAAGCTTGATGGCGCGATCAATGCCGAATTGCCGCCGCTTCGCATGGAAAAGGCGCGCTTTGTTACAGACATTGCCGAACTTGAAGAACCCGAATGGGGTCAGGACGGCATTGACCGGGTGCAGTTCACGGTTGCCACCAACCCCGGCAGTCCCCCGGGCGCGCTCAACAAAATCGCATCGGGGGGCGAGCTTTCGCGCTTCCTGCTGGCGCTCAAGGTCGTTCTGGCGCGCGTTTCTGCCGTACCCAGTTTGGTCTTTGACGAGGTCGACAGTGGTGTCGGCGGCGCGACGGCAGCAGCGATTGGTCAGCGCCTGCATCTTCTGGCACAGGAACGCCAGATCCTTGTCATTACCCACAGCCCGCAGGTCGCCGCCCGTGGCCGCACGCATTTCTATATTGCCAAGCGCGAGGCAGACGGCACCATGGTGACCCGCGTCGATGCCCTTGTCGATGGTGCGCGGCGCGAAGAAATCGCCCGCATGCTGGCCGGTCATTCCGTGACGGCCGAGGCACGTGCCGCCGCCGACAGCCTGCTTGAACAACCCAATTGA
- the ftsZ gene encoding cell division protein FtsZ: protein MSTISFSVPETEENLKPKITVIGVGGAGGNAVNNMIASELEGCDFVVANTDSQALTQAKATRKMQLGRKITQGLGAGARPDAGSAAAEESIEEIQAQLEGSHMVFITAGMGGGTGTGAAPVIARAAKEAGILTVGVVTKPFHFEGTRRMRTAEQGIEQLQQYVDTLIIIPNQNLFRVANEKTTFADAFQMADDVLRNGVRSITDLMMVPGLVNLDFADIRTVMSEMGKAMMGTGEASGEKRALEAAEAAIANPLLEDASMKGARAVLINITGGMDMALYEVDEAANRIREEVASEANIIFGSTFDPTIEGALRVSVVATGIDAEEVRRPQPTTVSVAQTVSQKPAEQHAAAPSFAQHGAGNAAAAATHNTGAGDYAGGASVDHIPADRFAATGSAQQPEINHQAETQETGSIEMGQTVLKPKPVLRADKPVQKPTSNGDMAFIPPRAVTPSEAEHAQHSPDVFEAADAQNATSPRSVLSSLFGKNKTAKEPHNYAEPKVSQPQAPAPRQTEMPLGEDSEHVMKKEPASRGKTQGASDDLLEIPAFLRRQAN from the coding sequence ATGAGTACAATCAGTTTTTCCGTTCCTGAAACGGAAGAAAACCTAAAACCAAAGATCACCGTTATCGGTGTCGGTGGTGCCGGCGGCAACGCCGTTAACAACATGATCGCATCCGAACTTGAAGGATGTGACTTTGTTGTTGCCAACACCGATTCTCAGGCCCTGACCCAGGCAAAAGCAACACGCAAGATGCAGCTTGGTCGCAAGATTACCCAGGGTCTGGGTGCAGGCGCACGTCCGGATGCGGGTAGTGCCGCCGCCGAAGAATCCATTGAAGAAATTCAGGCGCAGCTTGAAGGCAGCCACATGGTATTCATCACCGCCGGTATGGGTGGTGGTACGGGTACCGGTGCAGCCCCGGTCATTGCACGTGCGGCCAAAGAAGCCGGCATTCTGACCGTTGGTGTTGTTACCAAGCCGTTCCATTTCGAAGGCACGCGCCGCATGCGCACCGCCGAACAGGGTATCGAACAGCTTCAGCAGTATGTCGACACCCTGATTATCATTCCGAACCAGAACCTGTTCCGGGTCGCGAATGAAAAAACAACCTTCGCAGATGCCTTCCAGATGGCTGATGACGTTCTGCGCAACGGTGTGCGTTCGATTACCGACCTTATGATGGTCCCGGGTCTTGTGAACCTTGACTTTGCCGACATTCGCACTGTCATGAGCGAGATGGGCAAAGCCATGATGGGCACCGGTGAAGCATCGGGTGAAAAACGTGCACTTGAGGCTGCCGAAGCTGCAATAGCCAATCCGCTTCTTGAAGATGCATCCATGAAGGGTGCCCGTGCGGTTCTGATCAACATCACCGGCGGCATGGATATGGCGCTGTATGAAGTTGACGAAGCCGCCAACCGCATCCGCGAGGAAGTTGCATCCGAAGCCAACATCATCTTCGGTTCGACCTTCGATCCGACCATCGAAGGTGCGCTTCGCGTTTCTGTTGTAGCAACCGGTATAGACGCCGAAGAAGTTCGCCGTCCGCAGCCGACCACTGTTTCTGTTGCACAAACTGTTTCCCAGAAACCGGCAGAACAGCACGCCGCTGCACCGTCCTTCGCACAACATGGCGCTGGCAACGCAGCAGCCGCTGCTACCCACAACACGGGTGCTGGTGACTATGCGGGTGGCGCGTCGGTTGATCACATTCCTGCTGATCGCTTTGCTGCCACCGGCAGCGCACAGCAGCCGGAAATCAACCATCAGGCCGAAACACAGGAAACCGGTTCGATTGAAATGGGCCAGACGGTCCTGAAACCGAAACCTGTTCTGCGTGCAGACAAGCCGGTCCAGAAACCCACCAGCAACGGCGACATGGCTTTCATTCCGCCGCGTGCTGTAACGCCAAGCGAAGCTGAGCATGCTCAGCACAGCCCGGACGTATTCGAAGCAGCCGATGCCCAGAATGCAACCTCGCCGCGTTCGGTTCTGAGCAGCCTGTTTGGCAAGAACAAGACCGCCAAGGAACCGCACAACTATGCGGAGCCGAAAGTCTCGCAGCCGCAGGCACCTGCACCACGCCAGACCGAGATGCCGCTTGGCGAAGACAGCGAACATGTCATGAAGAAGGAGCCTGCTTCCCGGGGCAAGACGCAAGGCGCGTCTGACGACCTTCTTGAAATTCCGGCCTTCCTTCGTCGTCAGGCCAACTGA
- a CDS encoding cell division protein FtsQ/DivIB, translating into MRTLEEQARERREKLDKQHSVGTNVKKIARVMWWTGFIGAIVIVPTALVYTGKADKWMSLATQESVRLSAAFGMTVQNIEVSGREKTDPNALLAAIGQKPGTPIITFDVDAARERIEELSWIRSATVERQLPDTLIVSVVERKPLAIWQTEGRDHVLIDGDGEQLQNYELGDYLDLPVLVGDDAPKSAAEMLTTLQSIPHLYEQITGAQRIGHRRWNIQLANGMFIRLPEENMEKAWQRLEVLDREHSILDRDVLIVDLRLPDRTFVRLTPGAAEQRRNPPKKEGAV; encoded by the coding sequence GTGCGAACGCTAGAAGAACAGGCCCGCGAACGGCGCGAAAAGCTTGATAAACAACATAGCGTTGGCACCAACGTCAAAAAGATCGCGCGGGTCATGTGGTGGACCGGCTTCATTGGTGCCATCGTGATTGTTCCGACTGCCCTTGTTTATACCGGCAAGGCCGATAAATGGATGAGCCTGGCGACGCAGGAAAGTGTTCGGCTTTCTGCCGCGTTTGGCATGACGGTCCAGAATATCGAAGTTTCAGGGCGCGAAAAAACCGACCCGAATGCCCTTTTGGCAGCCATCGGACAGAAACCGGGCACGCCGATCATTACATTTGATGTCGACGCCGCCCGCGAACGCATCGAAGAGCTGTCATGGATCCGAAGTGCTACCGTCGAACGCCAGTTGCCCGACACCCTCATCGTTTCGGTTGTTGAGCGCAAACCACTGGCGATCTGGCAAACCGAGGGCCGCGATCATGTGTTGATCGATGGCGACGGCGAACAACTTCAGAATTACGAACTTGGTGATTACCTTGATCTGCCAGTTCTTGTCGGTGACGATGCACCGAAAAGTGCGGCGGAGATGCTGACCACCCTGCAATCCATCCCGCACCTTTATGAACAAATCACCGGTGCCCAGCGCATCGGGCATCGTCGCTGGAACATCCAGCTTGCCAACGGCATGTTCATTCGCCTGCCCGAAGAAAACATGGAAAAGGCATGGCAGCGCCTTGAAGTCCTTGATCGCGAACACAGTATCCTTGATCGCGATGTTCTGATTGTTGACTTGCGCTTGCCCGACCGGACATTTGTCCGCCTGACACCCGGTGCCGCAGAACAAAGGCGCAATCCGCCAAAGAAGGAGGGCGCGGTCTGA
- the ftsA gene encoding cell division protein FtsA gives MDIGTSKVCCFIARREKDQPPKIIGIGHNMSKGLQSGSISNLDAAQEVVLAAVNAAEKMAGQTIDSVIVNLSGGRPESETHTVELPLGSRPIGNLEIRKLNDQKEALLRQAGDELIHTVPLGFRLDGANTMNDPRGMYGSTLGLDLHFVRTQTAPLRNLGTLLARCHLAIEETVVTPLASGLSALTADQRDLGATVIDMGAGTTSVAVFNAGQVVYTTSIPVGGAHVTRDIAYGLNTSLNHAERMKTLHGSALTSPSDDQEILAVPTIGDEDENNFNHVPRSMLINIIKPRLEETFELIRDQLEEHGLSQIGGRSIVLTGGASQLNAIADLASQMFERPATIALPHGVSGLAEATAGPAFSACSGLLLRAVAQQNDPLSEAMAQIRQSGGRWGRLGAWFKENF, from the coding sequence TTGGACATTGGAACGTCCAAGGTCTGCTGCTTTATTGCGCGACGTGAAAAGGACCAACCGCCAAAAATCATCGGCATTGGTCACAACATGTCCAAGGGCCTGCAAAGTGGATCAATTTCCAATCTTGATGCCGCGCAGGAAGTCGTGCTTGCCGCGGTCAACGCCGCTGAAAAAATGGCGGGTCAGACCATCGACTCAGTCATTGTCAATCTGTCTGGCGGTCGACCGGAATCCGAAACCCACACGGTTGAGCTTCCGCTTGGCTCCCGCCCGATTGGCAATCTTGAGATCCGAAAACTCAATGACCAGAAGGAAGCCCTTCTGCGTCAGGCCGGTGATGAGCTGATCCATACTGTCCCGTTGGGGTTCCGCCTTGACGGTGCCAACACCATGAATGATCCACGCGGCATGTATGGATCGACCCTTGGCCTTGATCTGCATTTTGTCCGAACGCAAACCGCACCCTTGCGCAATCTTGGCACCCTTCTGGCACGCTGCCACCTTGCGATTGAGGAAACGGTCGTCACCCCGCTGGCATCGGGTCTCTCAGCCCTGACAGCTGATCAGCGCGATCTGGGCGCGACCGTGATTGATATGGGCGCAGGTACGACAAGTGTGGCGGTCTTTAATGCCGGTCAGGTGGTCTACACCACGTCTATTCCGGTCGGCGGCGCACATGTCACGCGCGATATCGCCTATGGGCTCAATACATCGCTTAACCATGCGGAACGTATGAAAACCCTGCATGGCAGTGCTTTAACCTCGCCGTCCGATGATCAGGAAATCCTCGCGGTTCCGACAATCGGCGATGAAGACGAAAACAATTTCAATCATGTGCCACGCTCGATGCTGATCAACATCATCAAGCCGCGTCTTGAAGAAACGTTCGAATTGATCCGCGATCAGCTGGAAGAACACGGCTTGTCGCAAATCGGTGGACGCAGCATCGTTCTGACCGGTGGTGCCAGCCAATTGAACGCTATTGCCGATCTGGCCAGTCAGATGTTTGAACGTCCGGCCACGATTGCCCTGCCGCACGGTGTTTCGGGCCTTGCCGAAGCCACCGCGGGCCCAGCTTTTTCGGCCTGTTCGGGGCTCTTGTTGCGGGCTGTTGCCCAACAGAACGATCCCCTGAGCGAAGCCATGGCGCAAATCCGTCAATCGGGTGGGCGTTGGGGCCGTTTGGGTGCCTGGTTCAAAGAGAACTTCTAG